A genome region from Musa acuminata AAA Group cultivar baxijiao chromosome BXJ3-5, Cavendish_Baxijiao_AAA, whole genome shotgun sequence includes the following:
- the LOC135638731 gene encoding uncharacterized protein LOC135638731 isoform X3, with the protein MDCDDDDFQSQNFQLIGEDNDVFPQSIQPYAPPKFDIDDHFQAHLRLDSLAETGLLLGIQSEENNWIEEFSPRNNVVEFDPSASQTCSISGHDSIWFNAPLSESAQMLVKSVGDVTTVSPQVMNTEADTHAVEDSAKCRPECITDIDSSFLTNKFQRSILVSNEHIIKAEQHVITPQTPSEEKSEVGFDEILLDKKIDSAGKVVATQCTTSEELTSSSGNVSKACLVAGEPLEVVQNEEPLDNASTRNSSLDDRGCAVNKEIEVSSKFLSCNTHHGPSGLSTNNADIVTGKLDDPLFAEKNVEECYEGDISERSESLQSETKQNETNYNLYGDCKVTDQHFQGHPLNYHVCDVKASSESVSPTDSLILPNEGSSKTVFFKNSDALLEDIAHQVKVSNKDLSTGDKSSTCTKEAHSSSVEGDGTENVGELCDVAEGRTDFSHCVHEYISKDDSRNPDSQSTEESKMISFEEGNLATSRTVIDDNCSELRNYSDMAVKVEFSSLMKTETRMTGVDGDNECRVDPSNLNDTDSTQTENSTEGECLKTISEEPTGKSDASENAIHKESCAALSDDAENELCCRNPNKLAPASDTSPSVAELNKDNVVHSAEKENTVLLIDTSGTALKECSTIIKNAEFCSFDIQRNGTVMESDKNSIMDQAGVSDLTSGGMKLLSPVDSTILQQSHSEVEAMVEQMETTASSTVASCCNEKGVCLSSLSVIGCNTDTQISRQPIAVPGSDTNDPSVKNFSDGLGITNSDELCVASSAGMSSLVAQQSTEGKDANLTATNNCDKLRSTETEENNLLRFTLSESNPEARLVDHDGGNLSSSEPNCGSPTVISCNEHTLEETGLIESNRSSQDPAAPASTKDSSRSKCTVQDSQVSETLKDDGNFTFVVQPDANLSQKDSTKDLTPFSNMQSFKLPQMSEEISQGCPGQSIKESTSTISKMTLEDKRKQVSAFATRKIGISKGDAKEKSEEKQGKGRKKAPYDTSSVPDRSTRSKTHMEDIQHRLFVETNTTKSSCSPSVQASNLPDLNTSVPSALFLQPFTDLQQVQLRAQIFVYGSLIQGVLPDQACMVPAFGGTVDGGRSLWEQVWHSAAQRLYNHKSPNSSGTHLHCHSEQGISCTPFQSKVLNSPASWRDSKVPNSSTQSSNVSLQSAFHSHAGGTHLDSSQSLSPLHPYQTSQIRQYLTNSTPWLSQSSHPASWFFSPQSLPIDSSSYNSPIPVAETVQVTTVTDSSIPHTSNMQLTSSGSLLPNQGANSVSAALIVPSETESREATPAITKNSSVSEKSRKRKKVSASKGPVPKISVSQLQGVSASSPFINLPNSAELSLYSNSSSTVTSAGHVSAASYPITMPYYQILGSSHTQQRGIVIKEACNQIEQSKLQAENASAYAASAVRHSQVIWEQMAIQRKSCLALEVEQKLASAAVAATAAASVAKAAAEVAKVASEAAVQAKLMADETLNSLNTGTTQISEICLDIRKNLLTSTPVLIPKSQDKIHGSCSIISTAREATRKRAEAASATIKRAENLEAILKCAEMAAEAVSQAGTVITMGDPFPSSICDLVEAGPEGHWKLCCATIKKRIETNDVQVGENLHLDVAGDLEIITVQSTDHHGRQKISVMEEMTPNNKKMILENNYEGCNLENGSQTIPTFRAASEPMQGSNIQKGSLVEVVADEDGLRGAWFSAQVLDVKDGKAYVCYKDLLSDEGHEKLKEWIPLESKSDQRPRIRVAHPVIVTKSEGTRKRQREVAGNCTWAVGDRVDALLRDGWWEGIVTEKSRDDESKLTVHFPAGGDSSIVRSWNLRPSLIWKDGQWIEWSQAKERGDTPYGKHAKLGHFNSANKSETGEEGMTTLSSNIRTDDSRKLEELRPLNLSAKDLTFSVGSNVGEDNNTDVFKVRRAGLQKDGSKVVFGVPKPGKKRKFMEVSKHYNTDKIEKTIEVSDSIKFAKYLMPQASHSWRNTSKVDVKGRGITNLNRRGPKSLRSQNVQSRSAMDKSVTAVAILNGGESSLGTSFSNEEIKNSVETGSFSHALKKVELAVIEPPLQFVPGVLSLEKKSSAEAEMGEKEKENDLPSVDKLSRSDIKGSEIPGKGSADVVEPRRSNRRIQPTSRLLEGLQSSLIVSKSPLDRGGKSLHRGVSASRGQNHG; encoded by the exons ATGGattgtgatgatgatgattttcAAAGTCAGAATTTTCAACTAATTGGAGAGGACAATGATGTTTTTCCTCAAAGCATACAGCCATATGCTCCGCCAAAATTTGATATAGATGATCATTTTCAGGCTCACCTAAGGCTTGATAGTTTAGCCGAAACAGGGCTTTTGCTTGGCATTCAAAGTGAAGAGAACAATTGGATTGAAGAGTTTTCACCAAGAAACAATGTTGTAGAATTTGACCCAAGTGCCTCTCAAACTTGCTCCATTTCTGGGCATGACAGTATCTGGTTCAATGCTCCATTATCTGAATCTGCACAGATGTTAGTGAAATCTGTTGGAGATGTCACGACAGTAAGCCCACAAGTTATGAATACAGAGGCAGATACGCATGCAGTAGAAGATTCTGCCAAATGCAGGCCAGAGTGTATCACAGACATTGATTCAAGCTTTTTGACCAATAAATTCCAAAGGAGTATTTTGGTGTCAAATGAACACATAATTAAGGCTGAGCAACATGTAATTACTCCTCAAACCCCCAGTGAGGAAAAATCAGAAGTGGGCTTCGATGAGATTTTGTTAGATAAAAAAATTGACTCTGCTGGGAAGGTGGTTGCTACACAATGCACCACTAGTGaggaattaacttcatcatctggTAATGTATCTAAAGCATGTTTAGTTGCTGGTGAGCCTCTTGAGGTGGTTCAGAATGAGGAACCATTGGATAATGCATCCACCAGGAATAGTTCACTTGATGATCGTGGATGTGCTGTAAACAAGGAGATTGAAGTAAGTTCAAAATTTCTTTCTTGCAATACTCATCATGGTCCTTCTGGTTTGTCTACTAATAATGCTGATATTGTCACTGGGAAGCTGGATGATCCATTATTCGCTGAGAAAAACGTGGAAGAATGCTATGAGGGTGACATTAGTGAGAGATCAGAATCTTTGCAATCTGAAACGAAGCAGAATGaaacaaattataatttatatggtGATTGCAAAGTGACTGATCAACATTTTCAAGGCCATCCACTTAATTATCATGTTTGTGATGTGAAAGCTTCTTCTGAATCGGTTTCACCTACAGATTCTCTAATCCTTCCAAATGAAGGATCCAGTAAAACTGTGTTCTTTAAGAACTCTGATGCACTGCTCGAAGATATTGCTCACCAGGTAAAAGTTTCAAACAAAGACTTAAGTACAGGGGATAAAAGTTCAACCTGCACAAAGGAGGCACATTCCTCGTCTGTGGAAGGAGATGGAACTGAAAATGTTGGTGAGCTATGTGATGTTGCAGAAGGGCGTACGGATTTTAGCCATTGTGtacatgaatatatatcaaaagatGATAGTCGCAACCCAGATTCTCAATCAACTGAAGAAAGTAAAATGATTAGTTTTGAAGAAGGAAATCTTGCTACATCCAGGACAGTTATTGATGACAACTGTAGTGAACTGAGAAATTATTCAGACATGGCAGTTAAGGTAGAGTTTTCAAGTCTGATGAAAACTGAAACAAGGATGACCGGAGTTGATGGTGATAATGAATGCAGAGTTGATCCTTCAAATTTGAATGACACCGACTCTACTCAAACAGAAAATAGCACTGAAGGTGAATGCTTAAAAACTATTTCTGAAGAACCCACTGGTAAGTCGGATGCTTCAGAAAATGCTATTCACAAAGAATCTTGTGCTGCTTTATCAGATGATGCAGAAAATGAGCTCTGTTGTCGGAATCCTAACAAGTTGGCTCCAGCATCTGACACAAGTCCTTCAGTCGCTGAACTGAACAAGGACAATGTAGTTCATTCAGCGGAAAAGGAGAACACAGTACTATTGATTGATACGAGTGGCACAGCTTTGAAGGAATGCTCTACTATAATTAAGAATGCAGAATTTTGCTCATTTGACATCCAAAGAAATGGTACAGTGATGGAATCAGACAAGAATTCCATCATGGACCAAGCAGGAG TTAGTGATCTTACCTCAGGAGGTATGAAGTTGCTGTCCCCTGTTGATTCAACAATTCTCCAGCAGTCACATTCTGAAGTTGAAGCGATGGTAGAACAGATGGAAACGACAGCGTCATCTACAGTTGCTTCATGTTGCAATGAGAAGGGTGTCTGCCTCTCTTCCTTGTCAGTTATAGGTTGTAACACAGATACCCAGATATCGAGACAACCAATAGCAGTGCCTGGTTCAGATACCAATGATCCCTCAGTAAAGAATTTTTCAGATGGCTTGG GAATTACCAACAGTGATGAGCTTTGCGTCGCTTCGTCAGCTGGGATGTCTTCTCTTGTTGCTCAGCAAAGCACAGAAGGGAAAGATGCTAACTTAACAGCAACAAACAATTGTGACAAACTGAGATCCACTGAAACTGAAG AAAACAACCTTCTTCGGTTCACTTTGTCTGAAAGTAATCCTGAGGCCCGCTTAGTGGATCATGATGGTGGCAATCTAAGTTCATCTGAACCAAATTGTGGTTCACCAACTGTCATTAGTTGCAATGAGCATACCCTAGAAGAAACAGGACTTATAGAAAGCAATAGATCATCACAAGATCCTGCAGCTCCTGCTTCAACAAAAGATTCTAGTAGGTCTAAATGCACCGTTCAAGATTCTCAAGTGAGTGAGACATTGAAAGATGATGGGAACTTTACATTTGTAGTTCAGCCAGATGCAAATCTTTCCCAAAAGGACAGCACCAAGGATCTGACACCCTTCTCGAATATGCAGTCCTTCAAACTGCCTCAG ATGTCTGAGGAGATTTCTCAGGGATGTCCTGGTCAATCTATAAAAGAGAGTACTAGCACTATTAGCAAGATGACTTTAGAAGACAAAAGAAAGCAAGTTTCTGCTTTTGCAACTAGAAAGATAGGCATTTCAAAAGGTGATGCTAAAGAAAAGTCAGAAGAAAAACAAGGTAAAGGAAGGAAAAAGGCCCCATACGATACCTCATCTGTCCCTGATAGATCCACAAGAAGCAAAACCCATATGGAGGATATACAGCATCGTCTCTTTGTTGAGACCAATACTACAAAATCGTCCTGTTCTCCAAGTGTTCAAGCATCCAATCTACCAGATTTAAACACGTCAGTACCCTCTGCTCTGTTTCTCCAGCCTTTCACAGATTTGCAACAAGTACAGTTGCGTGCTCAGATTTTTGTGTATGGATCACTCAT CCAAGGTGTCCTTCCCGATCAGGCTTGTATGGTACCAGCCTTTGGGGGAACTG TAGATGGAGGAAGGAGCTTATGGGAGCAAGTGTGGCATTCTGCTGCACAAAGGCTTTATAACCATAAATCTCCCAATAGTTCTGGCACACATTTGCATTGTCATTCAG AACAAGGGATCAGCTGCACCCCATTTCAGAGCAAGGTTCTGAATTCCCCTGCTAGCTGGAGGGACAGCAAGGTCCCAAATTCATCAACACAAAGTTCCAATGTGTCTTTGCAGTCAGCTTTCCACTCTCATGCAGGAGGCACCCACTTGGACTCCAGTCAATCTCTGTCACCATTGCATCCCTATCAAACTTCTCAGATCAGGCAATATTTGACCAACTCCACACCTTGGTTATCTCAGAGCTCTCACCCGGCTTCATGGTTTTTTTCACCACAAAGTTTACCTATTGATTCTAGTTCATATAACTCTCCAATACCTGTTGCTGAAACAGTTCAAGTAACAACTGTTACAGACTCTTCTATACCTCATACCTCAAACATGCAACTCACTTCCTCTGGTTCCTTACTGCCTAATCAGGGTGCCAACAGTGTTTCGGCAGCATTAATTGTGCCAAGTGAGACAGAAAGTAGAGAAGCAACTCCTgcaattactaagaattcatccgTTAGTGAAAAGtccaggaagaggaagaaggtttCTGCATCGAAGGGGCCTGTGCCAAAAATTTCTGTTTCTCAACTCCAAGGAGTATCtgcttcttctccttttattaaTCTGCCTAATTCTGCAGAACTTTCTTTATATTCTAATTCTTCAAGTACTGTTACATCTGCTGGTCATGTTTCAGCTGCCTCTTACCCCATTACTATGCCTTACTACCAAATATTAGGCAGTAGTCATACTCAACAGAGGGGCATCGTCATCAAAGAGGCTTGCAATCAAATTGAGCAGTCGAAGCTGCAAGCTGAAAATGCTTCTGCTTATGCTGCTTCTGCTGTCAGGCACAGCCAAGTTATTTGGGAACAGATGGCTATTCAAAGAAAATCATGCCTTGCATTAGAAGTCGAACAGAAACTTGCATCTGCAGCTGTTGCAGCGACGGCAGCTGCTTCTGTTGCAAAGGCAGCTGCTGAAGTTGCTAAGGTTGCATCTGAGGCTGCAGTACAGGCTAAATTGATGGCAGATGAGACTTTAAATTCTCTTAATACAGGAACCACTCAAATTTCTGAAATCTGCCTTGACATCAGGAAGAATCTGTTGACATCAACTCCTGTTCTAATCCCTAAGAGCCAGGATAAGATCCATGGTTCTTGTTCAATCATTTCTACTGCACGAGAGGCCACCAGAAAGAGGGCTGAAGCAGCTTCTGCTACTATAAAGCGAGCAGAGAACTTGGAAGCCATACTGAAATGTGCAGAAATGGCTGCAGAAGCTGTATCACAAGCTGGAACAGTCATTACAATGGGGGATCCCTTTCCATCCTCAATATGTGATTTAGTAGAAGCAGGTCCTGAAGGTCATTGGaaactttgttgtgcaactataaaAAAGAGAATTGAAACAAATGATGTACAGGTTGGAGAAAATCTCCATTTAGATGTGGCTGGTGATCTTGAGATAATTACAGTACAATCAACTGACCATCACGGGAGGCAGAAAATTTCTGTTATGGAGGAAATGACTCCCAATAATAAGAAAATGATTTTAGAGAATAATTATGAAG GATGTAATCTAGAAAATGGATCACAAACTATTCCGACTTTTAGAGCTGCAAGCGAACCTATGCAAGGAAGTAACATTCAGAAAGGTTCACTTGTTGAG GTTGTAGCTGATGAAGATGGTCTTAGAGGAGCTTGGTTTTCTGCGCAGGTTCTTGATGTCAAAGATGGTAAAGCATATGTGTGCTACAAAGATCTTCTTTCTGATGAAG GCCATGAGAAGCTTAAGGAGTGGATACCACTTGAATCCAAAAGTGATCAACGACCTAGAATACGTGTAGCACATCCTGTAATTGTGACTAAATCTGAAGGAACAAGGAAGCGACAGAGAGAGGTTGCAGGCAATTGCACTTGGGCAGTTGGAGACAGGGTAGATGCATTGTTACGTGATGG TTGGTGGGAAGGGATTGTCACTGAGAAGAGTCGAGATGATGAAAGCAAGTTAACTGTCCATTTTCCAG CTGGTGGTGATTCGTCAATTGTTAGATCTTGGAATCTACGACCATCACTTATCTGGAAGGATGGCCAATGGATAGAATGGTCCCAAGCTAAAGAAAGA GGTGATACACCATATGGGAAACATGCAAAACTAGGCCATTTCAATTCCGCAAACAAGTCAGAAACAGGTGAGGAAGGAATGACAACTTTGTCAAGTAACATTCGCACAGATGATTCGAGGAAGCTGGAAGAGTTAAGGCCACTTAATTTGTCAGCAAAAGATTTAACATTTTCTGTTGGAAGCAATGTGGGTGAGGATAATAACACTGATGTGTTTAAGGTAAGACGAGCTGGCCTTCAGAAAGATGGTTCTAAGGTGGTATTTGGTGTTCCTAAGCCtgggaagaaaagaaaatttatggAAGTAAGCAAACACTACAACACAGATAAGATTGAAAAGACAATTGAAGTGAGTGATTCTATAAAATTTGCAAAATATTTGATGCCACAAGCATCCCACTCTTGGAGAAATACCTCAAAAGTTGACGTTAAAGGAAGAGGGATCACTAACTTGAACAGAAGGGGCCCAAAGTCCTTGAGGTCTCAGAATGTTCAGTCTAGGAGTGCCATGGATAAGTCTGTCACCGCTGTAGCAATCTTAAATGGGGGCGAAAGCAGTCTTGGAACTTCTTTTAGCAACGAAGAGATAAAGAACTCAGTGGAAACTGGTTCTTTTTCACATGCTCTTAAAAAGGTAGAATTGGCAGTGATAGAGCCTCCTTTGCAATTTGTACCTGGTGTCCTGTCACTCGAGAAGAAATCTTCAGCTGAGGCTGAGATgggggagaaagaaaaggaaaatgatTTACCTTCTGTCGATAAGTTGTCCAGATCTGATATTAAGGGTTCTGAAATTCCTGGAAAAGGATCTGCTGATGTTGTTGAACCCCGGAGATCCAATCGTAGAATTCAGCCAACTTCAAGA TTACTGGAAGGATTGCAAAGCTCTCTGATTGTATCAAAGAGTCCACTTGATAGAGGTGGCAAGTCTTTACATAGAGGTGTATCAGCTTCAAGAG GTCAGAATCATGGATGA